The Nymphaea colorata isolate Beijing-Zhang1983 chromosome 5, ASM883128v2, whole genome shotgun sequence DNA segment ACATGAAATTTTGCATTAAAACTTAACCGGAGGCATCACGCGAAAAATGAAGCAGCAACGTGCACCTTATGCCACATCGTATGTTGTGCTGCAAGCTATGCCATCTCAGTTTTGTGGAAAAGCTCAGTcatctctgtttttcttcttctttttcttctttttttctccatcGTTCTGTTCTGGCTCAGCagcttcatctttctttttctttttcttctttaaaccGCCTTCTTCCTCTGGCTTCGCAGTTTGATCTTCCTCTGATGTGgcatgctttttcttctttttcttctcttttccggtgtcttcttcctccttcggAGCAGAAACTTCCTCCACCTTTGAGCTCTCTTCCTTttgatgcttctttttcttcttctttttttcaggaGTTGCCACTCCGTCTTCCTGGTCAAGGTTTGCCACATCAACTCCTCTTTCAGAGTCTTCTGCTGCTTTAACCTTTTCATGTTTCCTCTTCTTCGTTGGAACTTCTGCATGCTCATCAGCTGGcgcattttcattttccactGTCTTCCCAAGAACAGAGTCTGATGCTGGATTATAAGtctaaagaaaaagagaaaaggggtAAAGTGATTAGATCTGTCAGTAGCAGCATTATTCCACGAAGTTAATTTAACATTAATAACCATAAAATGCATAcaatatagtttcaaaacaaaattgCCGAATAGAAATTCTTTGCAACATTAACAAGTAcgaaaatttccaaaaaaagcTGAGGGACTTATTTGATTGAGGAGCAACCCTCTTGAGCTATCCATCCAACTTCAGCAGACACCAGCCCTGCTGGTACAAGGCAATCCAATGATCTTGTACAGTTGGCAGAGAGGATGTGGATGGAAGTTGGAACAGATAAGTGTCTTTAGGTACACAATTCCACCAATTCACCTAGCAGCAGCACGCTGCTTGTAGTGGTCATTCATGGAACTGTCATATGAGGCTCTCAAGGCCTCAATTAATCTATAAATTCTGATGAAGGTCAGACCACAATTCTACATTAAGAAATTAGTCATCAGGATGAGCATTTATCCTTTTGTGTGGCCTTCACAATCTTCTTTGACTGCACATAGAGAGAGATAACGGACACATGTAGCAGTAAAACTTGGGtttaagctatgtcacatgagtgcgggcATGATACGGGTAAgggacacggcaattttcaaaatttttggacaTGCGATCACAGCAAATtgttatattctcaaaaatgataaaatgaaaaaaaaaacattaaaataatagttcactcttacaatctcgtaagaaagtttgttttatcaGAAAAGCActgagtatttgaaaggattgttcatggaaataattggatgcatcacaaaaaaatgataaaatgaagaaaaaaaacattaaattaataacttttattttttggcgtgTCCCAGCCGTGTCCCGTGTCCGGATCCGCATGCCAATAGGGGTACGTGGGCAGTTTAGCCGTGTCCGTGTGTCATAGGGTTTAAGTTTAACCAGCcaataattattatatattcaGTCAAATGCTCCAACAACAAACCTACAAATCCTTGCCATGGTGCACCCAGTGGAACCATTAAGAACTGGGTGAATTCACTCTTCTGAACTCACTATATCATCAACAGTTTAGAATTCGTATTTcagcaaaagagaaaatgacaaCTAATTCATGATGACACAACCATTTTCCTAATATATCCACAGATTGCAGACACGAAAattgggaaaatgaaaaatgagactCACCTTTGCAGCCATTAATAATGCTCCAGAGCCTGCCTTGCGATCTTGGCTATAGGGTTCAATCTTGGGCTTTCCTTTAGTAGATCCAGCTGAATGTCCCAGTTCCCTACCTTCCAAATTCCTCAAACGGGCTTCAAGCTGgtcaaaagttcaaaaattgACTCAGTGAAATGATCAAAACACCAGAATAGATTGAATAATTACTGGACAACTGAAGGATAAGATTGTTTGTCACCTTTGCACGGTTTTCAAGACCCATAGAAGCATCTTGATTTTCTCCAAGTGCATCATATCTGATTGCTAGCACAGTCTTTGCGGCGAGTGATCTAGATATTTTACCTTTGAACTTAGGTGCTGCTTGCCCAATCAAAGAGGCATGGAATAGCAGCCCATACTTTGGTGTTGCATGTTTCGACTTCAGTGCTCTAAATAGAGCCTGtacatataaaagaaacaagacacATGGATCAGAACCTCATAGATGAGCTGAGAGTCGCATACAGCATCATTGTGTATCTCTTGAAGGAGGTTATGGATGAAATATTACAAGGTAGCTGGCATTCAACTTTCATCATAAAGGAATATGCATAAACAAGCTTACCTTCTCAGCACCAAGAATCTGGACAGTGCTTCCTGGCTGTTTTGCCAAGTTTAACAAGCTACCTCCATGTGCTATGAGACGAGCTCCAACAAGTTCCCCAACAAGGGCAGTGAGATTTGGGGCTATGGTGTTCattctatttttcaaataatcATACAGTGTAGCTCTATACTCTGAAAGAGATAACACTTGTTCACAGAGGGACTTAATATTGATCAAGTCAAGGTCACTGACTTCTGTGCCCATTGATATCATAGCCACGGCCTTCAAATTAGCTTCAGTCTCTTCAGGTAATATCTGAAGAATGGAAACCGCTAACACAGAATTAAACATACATAAAcgtctcaaaaagaaaaaaaacctaaacACATTATTTGGAAGTAAATGCCATTGCTTACCTCAGAAAAATCAAGATTTGCAGCATTGGAGCGGTTGCCCATGAGCTTTACTGTCTTGGCATAAAGAATATTGTCCGGAATAACCTTTACGAGCTCCGGAAAATGCCAGCCATACCATTCACGCACCCTCATGGCATAAGTATTAAGCTCTTTATCAAGATCATCCAGTAAGCCAATAGCTTGAACAATCATAGTATCCAACTACAAcaacacaaaaacaaataaTGAAGGTTTAGGACATGGAGAAAAATCCTAAATGTATGACACAGCACAAAATACTGACAAGTTGATTGCATTGAAatagttctaacttctaacttCTATCCACCGTTGTTGTTAAGCAGAAGATATGATACATTACACAGTTACATGAAGGGAGACACTTTGAAGTTTACCAATTACCAGGTGGTTTCAATATAAGGAACTACCCTTCCCAAAATCTTGGCTCCCGTTATACGGACCCTACAGAGTTTCAAATCatatttaatggattgaaaaaAGCACTTCGACATTCTGCAAGATCCAAGGGTGAGTGACATAATATTTCACCAACCAAGTACCTAAGATAGCAGGAAAGGAAGTAATGAACATAACAAGAACTTCGGAAGTGGAAGCACAACCATCAACCAATCGGCTTTAAAAGACAAAGGAAGAAGGGTAGTCAAAAACCTAAAAAGTATACAATTTTGAAGTTATATAAGGACAATGATCACCACCTTGTCTGGGCTGAACTTCAGCTTGTATCTTGACAGGCTCCTTGCCAGACCACAACTCATTCGACTGAAATCTTGCACATCTAGTCCTGCTATGAGTTCGTTCAATTGATTTCTGACTCCCCTCATCAGTTCCATTACTGCGCTGTTGTGTACGCACTCTATTTCCTGTCAGAAACACCAAAGATTGGATAACGAGAAAATCAAATGCTAAATCTAAGTGAGTAGCAAGAGGAATACCAATTTCTCCTTTATGATGCCTCCGAGCTTTGCATCCGCGACAGCCAATTCTTCACCAACACAATTGGCACGCAGGAACTTGCGCAGAGCCTTGCTCGGCTTACTATCAATGAGAAAAGTGGCCGAGCTCAATGCATCTGGGACGTTCTCAAACTTCTGAAACGCCTTTAGCTTCACCACCTACAGAAAACGAACAAGAAGTTGGGAAAATCATCACGTAGAGAGAGATTttggggggggggtgggggcaGGGGGAGGACTGGGGAgaaggtggagagagagaagacggGTTGGGGGGAACAGAGAGACCTTTCTGGCCGATTCTGGAGTTGTAAAATCATTCCATAAATCCtgaaaaaatatcataacaGCGATACATGGTGAATAAGTTGACGATCTAGTATCTGTCAATGCACGCACGcacgcacagagagagagagtgagagtcgTTGACACCCACCTCTACTTGGGAGAGCTTCCCCTCATCCAAGACCTTGAAGAGAGCAAACCCCGTCGGGGTCTCAAAAAGAACCAGCATTTCGCCTCAGGTTGCTTCGCCCTTCCCGACACCTGcacccaccaccaccaccaacactACCAACATCAACAGACCACTCAAATAGTCACCTAATGGTTCTTTTACATCAAAGTAATAcgagaaacaagaaaacatagagagggagagagacctgCGACTGGTTCAGGGCACTTGCGagggagaaagaggaaaaaagaaagacagcCTTCAGGTAGCGCGTTCGATGGCATTGAAAAGCTTTAATGGAGAAAGATCTTTAGAAATGTTCTCCAAGGAGAATGTGGAATAGGAGAAATTTTGACTCCTTCCAAATTCAAGGCGTTTGATGCAtcagaacaaaaaaagaattgaaaaaacaaTCTGTTGTTTGATGACATATGAtaaggagaagaggaaaacatTTACGACCATTGCAAATGGGCAGCATGACTGCTGTAAGCACGATACAAACAGGACAATAGCCATGACAAAAAAGAACTGCCAAATGTGCCTGCTGCCTGTTGTAAACAccatgacaaaagaaaaaccatttCCACTTTAAGCACAATACAACCATGTAATAACTCCTTATCACGCCAAACTTTCAAGCATAGTGTGTTATGGAAGCCATGTAAATGGAAACAGAAAGGCATCGGTTTAATTATCTGACTTGCTGTCTGTGTAGAAACAGACAGCGAATAGAAGAGCAACGGAGGCATCTACAAATTCCATTacaagggaagaaaaggaacaaaaaaaaaaaaacgcagtTGCagaatgagagggagagagagaggtctccGAGCCCTCTGTTTCCCCTGCTGGAAAAAGAGGACTCAAAGCCCTGTGTTTCCCCTGCTGGAAAAAGAGGACTCAAAGCCCTCTTTAACTATCGACCGAAagcgagagagacagagagagaaagcgagacgGAACAGTGAGAAAGAGAGGTTTTACCTCTCACCCGCGGAGAAAGAGATAAGAGAATACATTCTTACCTATCACCGGCAGAGAGGTATGCTCAGAGGAAGGGGAGCCGCTTCTGAGATGCGAAGATGAAGAGGAGGAGACGCACGTTGCTTGGGAGGAAGCCTCAACGGGCAAAAGAAATTCTGGTAAAAGGTCGGACGCAGagtattgaagaagaagaagaggagacgGAGGGAGACGTTTCaagaaaaaccctaaaccctccTGGTATCAACGGGTCGGGTCTGTGTCGGACCCAGGTCTTTCGGGACCCACTTAGTTCCTAATTGGCTTTGGTAGTTTCGGACTCAAACTTATTATAAACCAGACCCGGTCAGATTAGGTCAAGACCTGGAACTCGGACTCCGTATCAAACAGGGTACGAGCCCAAGCTGGCTCGGCTTGTTGTACATTTCTAATTAGGGCCTACCTTTTTATTATAATTCTAAAAGGACGGCTaccttttgtaattttcaaaacaattctgTTGACTGCACAACCACATGAGATGATATCTACATCGGTTCCTAGCTTGTGCCATTGTTAAACTGATGAatgtatttttcattaataatgCATATTGCATACAATAAGATATTGAATAACTTTAAGTAGGGTTCGAAATATGTGTGTCTCTACTTGCACTTTAATCATGCATTCACTTgcaaatatttatattattcACGGCTTTTATGTGACACCATTACATAATTGATTTTGCTTCTCAAATTTCCCAACACTTCTTGCATTTGAGGCTCTAGTCCTGCGTTTGTATTTTGCTCTCAACATTTCCAcgactttttccttctttttttgggCGTGGGGAGAGTatgatctttaaattttttgaggagcccaattaatttttcaagtaataacaaggtttctttttttcaaaaatctaaattGACTTTTTTGTTCCCCTATGGAGGGGAAAACACCTAAAAGAATAGATCTTCATGTTGCTTAAAGGTACATAGCCTAGCTGGTCGATCGAAAACCATAATAAGAATTAGTGTTTTTGTATCTACATAGCCTAGCTGATCGACCAGAGACCATGATAAGAACcgtgttttttttgtttggatacCCATAGGGACTATGTTTTTCGACTGTACAGGATCGGGCACAGTACCCGACAGTGTGTTCTTTTTTCCCAGCCTAGACACAAGAGGCATGGGAAAGGGGAGTTTCGACTCTCGTCTGGGCCGATTTCGTCCACTCCTAGTGGATATTCATGTGAGTAGGGTGCATTATGCTCATATTGTCTCATTTTTAACCATGTGCATTAATCTCTCAATATCTTGGGGAattcttcttaacatttttacttttaactGTTTTATATCTTTTATTATCAAGATGTCTCtacattatattaaaaaatataaaaataaaatcatataTACGCATACATCCTACTTACTTTGCGATGTTATTCAAAGTTTACACAAAATAGAGTACATGCATGCACTGAAAGCAAAAAAACACATGCAAAAGGAGGGCCACAATATGGGTGCTCTTGTGTGGCTATAAAGGGTTTGGTGTAGCTGATTGGACCAGTACTAAAtttgggatgtcaatatatctatATCTGATTAAACCATTTCAAAAAAGTcagagatgagaaaaaaaaaatctgattaagaaatcagatcggctTCAGAtataagaaataacatctgattggatttggattcatatatacataaatattcgattggattcatattcagattggaTTGAGTTTTAAACAAACAACCTATACCCAATGcctttatattttgaaatttggcCAGCTTTGGTTCAtaattcatatttggatttggatatacatgtaaaaatcGGGTATAGATCAAATTGTGAAACCGGATTtgggattcagattcggataagCTGAGAGACTTTGTCACTGCTACCATTCCTTAGCTGCCAGTTATTGTATGACTTGTCCCAAGTATTAGGAGCTTTTGGCACAAGCATAATCATGCATCTAATCATAAAACTGAATAATAAGCAATAACATCAATGAAATATTGTAACTTCCATTGATCTTCCTAGATATTAACTTTATGCAAGGACATTACCAACCAAAAACTAAAGCgggagaaaagaagaggaaaaaaactaCCAGTCTTTGCTCTATTTCTGGTtttaaaagaaaccaaaaccACCATCAAATTGGACCTACTTGATTCAATAAAAGACTAGAACAGCAGAAGAACAGAACACCCTTCAGAACAACAGAAGAGGATTCTCCCACTCACTCTTCACTGAAAGTGCAAATATTCAAGCAATGACACAAAATAAAGTCAACTAAATAAAGTACTACAAGCTGCCATTTTCATGAATTGATCTAAGCGACATTGAGTTTCAAAGAGAGCGGCCATGGAGAGCTTGTGCAAGAAGTGGTAGCTACCAATGATATGCAAGAGACTGTTTGGCAATATATAATAATAGTTTGTTGTTGTTTCATAAATCAGCCGTAAAGATTGGGataaattcatggaatactataataaagtgttccatgaatctacctcagtgtttagggtagattcatggaacaaccTGTTGCCAAATGCCTCTAAGGGCTGCTGCTTGAATTGGAGGATCAACAACACCAACATTAGCAGAATTTTCTCttgatgtttaaaaaaaaaaagatttccaaaatatagTAGGAGACTTCTTATTGAGTGGTGGGGGGCTTTTGTGTTTGTTATTGAGTTCAATCTGATGTTAGAAAGCGGTGGGCATTCGGGGTACAACACTGACCACATGTTCAACTCTTTAAAGGCTACCACGTGATCGTGCAAGCGGTCGATAATTTATCTTTCTGCAAAATATATGTTTTcaccttttatttttgtttatataatGGGTTATTTGGCTAATGGAATGTTACATATGGTCCCATGAACccgaccaaaaaaaaaaaaaggttggttCATGGAACAATTTGGGGTCGTTTGAGAAACATAACACTTTGTAATTGTTCTATGAACTTGCCCCAAAAAAGATTGAGTCAAATTCATAAACACATCGTTCTAGTGAAACACTCACAGAGTGTTCCAACTGCCAAACGGTCTCTTTAATTATCCAAACAACCATGAAGGGGTTATTTTTCTGGATCCAGGGAATTTTCATAATTTGGGCAGCCAATCACCCACTCCAGACACATAACTCGCttcacctttcttttctttctattatGAATTATGTTGGCAACGcaactttgttttcatgtttctatttttccaaatttttgcaCTTAGAATCATTGGATGGGGGAAATGTAGATTAAGGGTGATTCGACCCCTTTATGACTGCACCTTAAGGCCAAATCTGTCTGATTACGAGATCTGATTAAGATTGTATAAGAATTCATCctaattatatgtaaatgtcATATCTTATGCTAGCTTGCAGAAAATTTGGTGATGAAAAGATTGGGtccaaaatctaaatctgaCTAATTCCAGTTCGTCAAAGGCTAGATACGAACCATTTACATTCTTAGGCCAGATAATGGAGCGCAGAGTGTGGTGTATAGAGCATGAAAATTGATTGGCTTATCTTAGTTTGAGAATGCCTCACAGGCAATGTTTTCAGAATCAGCATATTCGTATCAACTTGGCGGCAAATCAATTCGACTCTGTCCGCGattcaattaattatttttttgttaagattttgaagtttttttgtattttaattatACTCCATGTGGTCTGAATTGTTCAATTCATATTGAATTGGACACTTTGGATTGAATATCAACAGCACTCCAATGGGGTGACGTATTTCCTGATTTTAATATCATGTTTTCAGTGTCTTCGGTTTCTAATTCTTTACATAAAAAGATGactattttgattttgaatgattcaCAAACTACTTGAGTCAAGCCGATCCTCTAAAATACTTTTGCTGACCGATTCAATTTTAAACCCAATCTTAACAAGATTGATTGCACTTGCAACAGaacgcctagagtaaacttaaTGCAACGTGATCTGTTCTATCCATCTCTATGCCCCATGGACATGATTTTGGAGAAGCCTTTGTACAACACGGGGATGTAGACTGTGATATGGTACCCGCATGCACGAAGACAATCTAGTAGGCTTTGATCACTTTTAATAGCTAGGATTCATATTCTTGTGTCCTTCTTCACAGAAGAAATTCAAACTAAATGAATCCCACGCAC contains these protein-coding regions:
- the LOC116255134 gene encoding probable nucleolar protein 5-2, encoding MLVLFETPTGFALFKVLDEGKLSQVEDLWNDFTTPESARKVVKLKAFQKFENVPDALSSATFLIDSKPSKALRKFLRANCVGEELAVADAKLGGIIKEKLEIECVHNSAVMELMRGVRNQLNELIAGLDVQDFSRMSCGLARSLSRYKLKFSPDKLDTMIVQAIGLLDDLDKELNTYAMRVREWYGWHFPELVKVIPDNILYAKTVKLMGNRSNAANLDFSEILPEETEANLKAVAMISMGTEVSDLDLINIKSLCEQVLSLSEYRATLYDYLKNRMNTIAPNLTALVGELVGARLIAHGGSLLNLAKQPGSTVQILGAEKALFRALKSKHATPKYGLLFHASLIGQAAPKFKGKISRSLAAKTVLAIRYDALGENQDASMGLENRAKLEARLRNLEGRELGHSAGSTKGKPKIEPYSQDRKAGSGALLMAAKTYNPASDSVLGKTVENENAPADEHAEVPTKKRKHEKVKAAEDSERGVDVANLDQEDGVATPEKKKKKKKHQKEESSKVEEVSAPKEEEDTGKEKKKKKKHATSEEDQTAKPEEEGGLKKKKKKKDEAAEPEQNDGEKKKKKKKKNRDD